One part of the Hippoglossus hippoglossus isolate fHipHip1 chromosome 11, fHipHip1.pri, whole genome shotgun sequence genome encodes these proteins:
- the LOC117770415 gene encoding homeobox protein NOBOX isoform X2, with protein MATEGEEEEQMKPESRLEEEEAQQVQMEDEIEDNKETVSDQQQNKESKHPEEKEEQKKSKRRRGRKQSERVRNRRGVKAVGERMAEKKRNQTQEVSVSSEESSALSEPQFGLNSSDVSDPIYLGCGGTGMYGPPLPIPLLFSSQTPIPIQPAPPQPHGTKRPHSPLPPHTLPQQGSQPVEMEITQVYSTRRSIRYSTRGRGRALSFPLLPGLETVDNCLLPPAPKKKTRTLYNTDQLEHLEALFQEDHYPDAEKRKVIAASVGVTPQRIMVWFQNRRAKWRKVERSITAKVEHRQSRVGCSSSSPPHHQMNPTLPTLAPNSKGTPCFPGHFATKLPQLAPVALSLPNLSNQTPASYSNLLTSPGHSRVRDGGLHQLSSQGGLTEYHPRPMHSPPPLRRASLPLFTTTYSPSNPTPPLLNTPDQTPPLFLDALEGGSSLAHRDTQSLQTDISSLFDFGEKLDYLTSSQQNNSLSYLLQNSFPSSQPQHQAQASLPRMAYLTPSPYLTPNPPDSNPTSYLTFGPGGNSTGVVTYSTGGHTYFQSQSAGQILLQSTGHHGGLTGYQSYPWGNMYNQPSMHQRTQCPPSYPASLGTARDRQPPSSTTLPPSFYPQGELGLSQRSSYFQPHTTSTTTSSSSSTVLPPVSTLRPSHLRAESTPTKVTSLLHSQVSPASPESPPVPPCVKIEYESPREIHSHFHCDFSPIHF; from the exons ATGGcaacagagggagaagaggaggagcagatgaAGCCAGAGAGTAggctggaagaggaggaggcacagCAGGTGCAGATGGAAGACGAGATCGAGGACAACAAGGAAACGGTTTCTGATCAGCAACAGAATAAAGAATCAAAACAtccagaggaaaaagaggagcagaaaaagagtaagaggaggagaggtaggAAGCAAAGTGAACGAGTAAGAAACAGGAGAGGAGTAAAAGCAGTTGGTGAGAGGATGGCggagaaaaagaggaatcaGACACAGGAGGTGTCGGTGAGCTCAGAGGAGAGCTCGGCTCTGTCGGAGCCTCAGTTTGGACTGAATAGCAGTGACGTGTCCGACCCCATCTACCTGGGTTGTGGGGGTACAGGGATGTATGGTCCCCCACTTCCTattcctctgctcttctcctcacaAACTCCAATCCCTATTCAACCTGCACCACCTCAGCCCCACGGGACAAAGAGGCCTCACAGCCCCCTTCCGCCTCACACTCTCCCCCAGCAGGGCTCACAGCCTGTTGAG ATGGAGATAACCCAGGTTTACTCCACCCGACGCTCCATCCGCTACAGCACCAGGGGCCGAGGCCGGGCCCTCAGTTTCCCTCTGCTCCCGGGGCTAGAGACTGTGGACAACTGCCTGCTGCCGCCTGCACCGAAGAAGAAAACACGGACACTCTACAATACTG ATCAGTTGGAGCATTTAGAGGCCCTATTCCAGGAGGACCATTATCCTGatgcagagaagaggaaggtgaTTGCAGCTTCAGTTGGTGTCACACCTCAGAGAATTATG GTCTGGTTTCAGAACCGCAGGGCCAAGTGGAGGAAAGTTGAGCGCTCCATCACAGCAAAGGTTGAACATAGACAGAGTAGAGTTggatgcagcagcagtagcCCCCCACATCACCAAATGAATCCCACCCTGCCCACACTGGCACCTAATAG TAAGGGGACTCCCTGTTTTCCTGGTCACTTTGCCACTAAACTGCCCCAGCTTGCCCCTGTGGCACTTTCTTTGCCCAACCTGTCCAACCAGACCCCGGCCTCCTACAGCAACCTGCTGACCAGCCCAG GTCATTCGAGAGTGAGAGATGGGGGCCTGCATCAGCTGTCATCTCAGGGAGGGCTAACAGAGTACCACCCTCGTCCCATGCACAGTCCTCCCCCCCTGCGGCGAGCCAGTCTTCCCCTTTTCACAACGACGTACAGCCCCTCCAACCCCACTCCACCCCTCCTCAACACCCCAGATCAAACCCCACCTCTGTTTCTGGATGCTCTGGAGGGCGGCTCCTCCTTGGCCCATCGTGACACTCAGTCTCTGCAGACTGACATCAG TTCTCTGTTTGACTTTGGGGAGAAGCTCGACTATCTGACGTCCAGCCAGCAGAACAACAGTCTCTCCTACTTGCTTCAGAACTCCTTCCCCAGCAGCCAGCCCCAGCACCAGGCTCAAGCATCTCTACCTCGCATGGCTTACCTTACCCCCTCCCCCTACCTCACCCCCAACCCTCCAGATTCCAACCCTACCTCCTACCTGACCTTTGGCCCCGGGGGAAACTCCACGGGGGTGGTGACCTATTCCACTGGAGGCCACACCTATTTCCAGTCCCAGAGTGCTGGACAAATCCTACTGCAGTCCACTGGTCATCATG GTGGGCTCACTGGATACCAGTCGTACCCGTGGGGTAACATGTACAACCAGCCGTCCATGCACCAGCGTACTCAGTGCCCTCCATCTTACCCTGCCAGCTTGGGGACTGCAAGAGATCGCCAGCCACCCTCCTCCACTACGCTGCCTCCCTCATTCTACCCTCAGGGGGAACTCGGGCTTTCCCAGCGCTCGTCATACTTCCAGCCacacaccacctccaccaccaccagcagcagcagctccaccgtCCTCCCTCCTGTGTCAACGCTGCGACCCTCACACCTCAGAGCGGAGAGCACACCAACAAAGGTTACATCCCTGTTACATTCTCAGGTCAGCCCTGCCTCTCCAGAAAGCCCTCCAGTGCCCCCTTGTGTCAAGATTGAGTACGAAAGCCCCAGAGAGATTCACAGCCACTTCCACTGCGACTTCTCGCCCATACATttttga
- the matn1 gene encoding cartilage matrix protein, which produces MTPTPSLFMLLVLGLMGAQATVDVRTAAAMAAGLCKTRPTDIVFIVDSSRSVRPSEFEQVKVFLAKVIEGLDVGPNATRVGVVNYASRVKNEVSLKTHRTKAGLIKAVTKIEPLSTGTMTGLAIQFALNVAFSEAEGARVKSPDISKVAIIVTDGRPQDTVKEIAARARDAGIEIFAIGVGRVDMSTLKQMASDPLDDHVDYVESYSVIEKLTKKFQEAFCVSDLCATGDHDCEQVCISSPGSYKCACKDGFTLMDNGRSCSACSNSATDVVFLIDGSKSVRPENFELVKKWINQIIDKLDVSDSKAHVGLVQYSSAVKQEFPLGRYNNKKDLKDAVKKMAYMERGTMTGQALRYLVDNSFNPGHGARPGVAKVGIVFTDGRSQDFIGEAAKKAKENGFKMYAVGVGNAVEDELREISSEPTAEHYFYTADFKAMTQIAKKLQINICQEDDPCECDSLVKFQKKVEDALQALTKKLESMSKRIAMLENKIV; this is translated from the exons ATGACGCCTACCCCGTCGCTGTTCATGCTGCTGGTGCTTGGGCTAATGGGAGCTCAAGCCACCGTAGACGTCCGCACCGCCGCCGCCATGG CGGCAGGTTTGTGCAAAACCCGTCCCACAGACATCGTGTTCATCGTCGACAGCAGTCGCAGCGTTCGCCCTTCAGAGTTTGAGCAGGTCAAGGTCTTCCTGGCGAAGGTCATTGAGGGCCTGGATGTCGGACCCAACGCCACCCGTGTGGGAGTTGTCAACTACGCCAGCCGTGTCAAGAACGAG GTGTCACTGAAGACTCACCGCACCAAAGCTGGACTGATCAAGGCCGTGACCAAGATCGAGCCGCTGTCCACTGGAACAATGACTGGACTGGCCATCCAGTTCGCCCTGAACGTGGCCTTCAGCGAGGCAGAGGGCGCTCGTGTCAAATCTCCTGACATCAGCAAG GTTGCCATCATTGTGACAGACGGGCGTCCCCAGGACACCGTGAAAGAAATTGCTGCCCGTGCCCGCGATGCCGGCATTGAGATTTTTGCCATCGGCGTGGGACGTGTGGACATGAGCACTCTGAAGCAGATGGCCAGTGATCCTCTGGACGACCACGTGGACTACGTGGAGAGCTACAGCGTCATCGAGAAGCTCACCAAGAAGTTCCAGGAGGCGTTCTGTG tgtcggACCTGTGTGCCACTGGGGATCATGATTGTGAGCAGGTATGCATCAGCAGCCCTGGATCATACAAGTGTGCCTGCAAAGATGGCTTTACCCTCATGGACAATGGTCGCAGCTGCagtg cTTGCAGCAACTCTGCAACAGATGTGGTGTTCCTGATTGACGGCTCTAAGAGCGTTCGTCCTGAGAACTTTGAGCTGGTGAAGAAGTGGATCAACCAGATCATCGACAAACTGGATGTGTCTGACAGCAAGGCCCACGTTGGACTGGTGCAGTACTCCAGCGCAGTCAAACAG GAGTTTCCCCTGGGTCGTTACAACAACAAGAAGGACCTGAAGGATGCTGTGAAGAAGATGGCCTACATGGAGAGGGGGACCATGACAGGTCAGGCCCTCCGCTATCTGGTCGATAACAGCTTCAACCCAGGTCACGGTGCCCGGCCCGGTGTCGCCAAGGTGGGCATCGTGTTCACTGACGGACGCAGCCAGGACTTCATCGGAGAAGCCGCCAAGAAGGCCAAGGAAAACG GCTTCAAGATGTATGCTGTGGGAGTGGGCAATGCAGTGGAGGATGAGTTGAGAGAGATTTCATCTGAGCCGACTGCAGAGCACTACTTCTACACCGCTGACTTCAAGGCCATGACCCAGATTGCCAAGAAACTGCAGATTAACATCTGCCAAG AGGACGACCCTTGCGAATGCGACTCCCTCGTAAAGTTCCAAAAGAAAGTAGAAGATGCTCTACAGGCactaacaaaaaaat TAGAGAGCATGTCGAAGAGGATCGCCATGCTGGAGAACAAAATCGTCTGA
- the sesn2 gene encoding sestrin-2 isoform X2, with the protein MASVSLSLGLWGIDNPPVMKRVAPVTAAPVKEQGVDVPRALVSGPSAFIPAKQTLKEEVDQDILIESFLSLGRVDHVTMVMALHPAYLSCFLRAQHALLELDGPLPCHWRHYIALMAAARHHCSYLVQQHSAGFLEAGGEESWLSGLQHAPTKLRSLQTLNKLLAHRPWLITQQHIQELVCPGAEPRWSLAELIHAVILMAHAHSLSSFVWGCGLNPEPDHIGGYTFQPPSPGHLPHSPHSPAPEDGRQELVEGAMEVEVLMKRMVELQLQEEECTQEEMVTRFERERSESIPTAVVRGAPPDLVLHLVEDPEFRYEDFAPRGEQSPPTMRAQDYSWEDHGFSLVNRLLPDMGQLLDEKFQVVSNLTYHRMAMHEGVDTHTLRKALWNYIHCLYGIRYDDYDYGSVNVLLERSLKLFVKTMACHPEQTTARIYHSFWRHFRHSEKVHANLIVMEARLQAALLYTLRAITHYMR; encoded by the exons atggCGTCTGTGAGTCTGTCGCTCGGTTTGTGGGGGATTGATAATCCGCCTGTTATGAAACGAGTCGCTCCGGTTACAGCTGCTCCGGTCAAA GAGCAAGGAGTTGATGTACCCCGGGCTCTGGTATCCGGTCCAAGTGCCTTTATCCCTGCAAAACAG ACGCTGAAAGAAGAGGTGGACCAGGACATTCTGATCGAGTCCTTTCTTTCCCTGGGTCGCGTGGACCACGTCACCATGGTGATGGCGCTGCACCCTGCCTACCTCAGCTGCTTCCTGAGGGCCCAGCATGCTTTGTTGGAGCTGGACGGCCCCTTGCCCTGTCACTGGAGACATTACATTGCTCTCATG GCCGCAGCGCGACACCACTGCTCGTACCTGGTGCAGCAGCACAGCGCAGGCTTcctggaggctggaggagaggagagctggCTGAGCGGCCTTCAGCACGCTCCCACTAAACTGCGCAGCCTGCAAACGCTCAACAAACTGCTGGCGCACCGACCCTGGCTCATTACACAGCAGCACATCCAG GAGCTGGTGTGTCCTGGGGCGGAGCCTCGCTGGTCACTGGCTGAACTTATCCACGCCGTGATCCTCATGGCACACGcccattctctctcctcttttgtgTGGGGCTGCGGCCTGAACCCGGAACCCGACCACATCGGAGGTTACACCTTCCAACCTCCCTCCCCTGGTCACCTTCCTCATAGCCCCCATAGCCCTGCTCCTGAGGACGGCAGGCAGGAG TTGGTTGAGGGAGcgatggaggtggaggtgctgatgaagaggatggtggagctgcagctgcaggaggaggagtgcaCACAGGAGGAGATGGTGACTCGCtttgagagggagaggagcgagAGCATTCCAACAG CGGTGGTGCGTGGAGCTCCACCCGACCTGGTGCTGCATCTGGTGGAGGATCCAGAATTCAGATACGAGGATTTTGCACCCAGAGGAGAACAGTCTCCACCCACCATGAGAGCCCAG GACTATTCGTGGGAGGACCACGGCTTCTCTCTGGTCAACAGACTACTGCCAGACATGGGCCAGCTGCTGGACGAGAAATTCCAG GTGGTGAGCAACTTGACATATCACAGGATGGCCATGCATGAAGGAGTGGACACGCACACTCTGAGAAAAGCTCTGTGGAACTACATCCACTGCCTCTACGGGATACG ATATGATGATTACGACTACGGCAGCGTGAACGTGTTGCTGGAGCGCTCTCTGAAGTTGTTTGTGAAAACCATGGCCTGCCACCCGGAGCAGACCACGGCTCGTATTTACCATTCCTTCTGGAGGCACTTCAGACACTCTGAGAAG gTTCATGCAAACCTAATAGTGATGGAGGCCCGGCTACAGGCTGCCCTTCTGTACACCTTACGAGCCATCACACATTACATGAGATGA
- the sesn2 gene encoding sestrin-2 isoform X3, which translates to MASEQGVDVPRALVSGPSAFIPAKQTLKEEVDQDILIESFLSLGRVDHVTMVMALHPAYLSCFLRAQHALLELDGPLPCHWRHYIALMAAARHHCSYLVQQHSAGFLEAGGEESWLSGLQHAPTKLRSLQTLNKLLAHRPWLITQQHIQELVCPGAEPRWSLAELIHAVILMAHAHSLSSFVWGCGLNPEPDHIGGYTFQPPSPGHLPHSPHSPAPEDGRQELVEGAMEVEVLMKRMVELQLQEEECTQEEMVTRFERERSESIPTAVVRGAPPDLVLHLVEDPEFRYEDFAPRGEQSPPTMRAQDYSWEDHGFSLVNRLLPDMGQLLDEKFQVVSNLTYHRMAMHEGVDTHTLRKALWNYIHCLYGIRYDDYDYGSVNVLLERSLKLFVKTMACHPEQTTARIYHSFWRHFRHSEKVHANLIVMEARLQAALLYTLRAITHYMR; encoded by the exons atggCGTCT GAGCAAGGAGTTGATGTACCCCGGGCTCTGGTATCCGGTCCAAGTGCCTTTATCCCTGCAAAACAG ACGCTGAAAGAAGAGGTGGACCAGGACATTCTGATCGAGTCCTTTCTTTCCCTGGGTCGCGTGGACCACGTCACCATGGTGATGGCGCTGCACCCTGCCTACCTCAGCTGCTTCCTGAGGGCCCAGCATGCTTTGTTGGAGCTGGACGGCCCCTTGCCCTGTCACTGGAGACATTACATTGCTCTCATG GCCGCAGCGCGACACCACTGCTCGTACCTGGTGCAGCAGCACAGCGCAGGCTTcctggaggctggaggagaggagagctggCTGAGCGGCCTTCAGCACGCTCCCACTAAACTGCGCAGCCTGCAAACGCTCAACAAACTGCTGGCGCACCGACCCTGGCTCATTACACAGCAGCACATCCAG GAGCTGGTGTGTCCTGGGGCGGAGCCTCGCTGGTCACTGGCTGAACTTATCCACGCCGTGATCCTCATGGCACACGcccattctctctcctcttttgtgTGGGGCTGCGGCCTGAACCCGGAACCCGACCACATCGGAGGTTACACCTTCCAACCTCCCTCCCCTGGTCACCTTCCTCATAGCCCCCATAGCCCTGCTCCTGAGGACGGCAGGCAGGAG TTGGTTGAGGGAGcgatggaggtggaggtgctgatgaagaggatggtggagctgcagctgcaggaggaggagtgcaCACAGGAGGAGATGGTGACTCGCtttgagagggagaggagcgagAGCATTCCAACAG CGGTGGTGCGTGGAGCTCCACCCGACCTGGTGCTGCATCTGGTGGAGGATCCAGAATTCAGATACGAGGATTTTGCACCCAGAGGAGAACAGTCTCCACCCACCATGAGAGCCCAG GACTATTCGTGGGAGGACCACGGCTTCTCTCTGGTCAACAGACTACTGCCAGACATGGGCCAGCTGCTGGACGAGAAATTCCAG GTGGTGAGCAACTTGACATATCACAGGATGGCCATGCATGAAGGAGTGGACACGCACACTCTGAGAAAAGCTCTGTGGAACTACATCCACTGCCTCTACGGGATACG ATATGATGATTACGACTACGGCAGCGTGAACGTGTTGCTGGAGCGCTCTCTGAAGTTGTTTGTGAAAACCATGGCCTGCCACCCGGAGCAGACCACGGCTCGTATTTACCATTCCTTCTGGAGGCACTTCAGACACTCTGAGAAG gTTCATGCAAACCTAATAGTGATGGAGGCCCGGCTACAGGCTGCCCTTCTGTACACCTTACGAGCCATCACACATTACATGAGATGA
- the sesn2 gene encoding sestrin-2 isoform X1 — protein sequence MAGNPSAGVSCQANGENPPGRVAGSGRSCRLQSQSESESDVVPTAKSLALLCSRDEEEREAALEELTQGILVSLGLDKPGSARLSKRTLLHLLRLSRSCPLQEVRERVAGLLRTAQEQGVDVPRALVSGPSAFIPAKQTLKEEVDQDILIESFLSLGRVDHVTMVMALHPAYLSCFLRAQHALLELDGPLPCHWRHYIALMAAARHHCSYLVQQHSAGFLEAGGEESWLSGLQHAPTKLRSLQTLNKLLAHRPWLITQQHIQELVCPGAEPRWSLAELIHAVILMAHAHSLSSFVWGCGLNPEPDHIGGYTFQPPSPGHLPHSPHSPAPEDGRQELVEGAMEVEVLMKRMVELQLQEEECTQEEMVTRFERERSESIPTAVVRGAPPDLVLHLVEDPEFRYEDFAPRGEQSPPTMRAQDYSWEDHGFSLVNRLLPDMGQLLDEKFQVVSNLTYHRMAMHEGVDTHTLRKALWNYIHCLYGIRYDDYDYGSVNVLLERSLKLFVKTMACHPEQTTARIYHSFWRHFRHSEKVHANLIVMEARLQAALLYTLRAITHYMR from the exons ATGGCCGGTAACCCCTCTGCAGGCGTCAGCTGCCAGGCTAATGGAGAGAACCCCCCGGGGCGAGTGGCCGGCTCCGGCCGCTCGTGTCGCCTCCAGTCCCAGTCCGAGTCCGAGTCCGACGTTGTGCCGACCGCGAAGAGCTTAGCTCTGCTGTGCAGCCGGGACGAGGAGGAGCGGGAAGcggctctggaggagctgaccCAGGGGATCCTGGTGAGTCTGGGACTGGACAAACCCGGCTCGGCACGGCTCAGTAAACGGACTCTCCTGCATCTGCTCCGCCTGTCCCGCTCGTGCCCGCTGCAGGAGGTGCGGGAGAGGGTAGCTGGGCTCCTGAGGACCGCACAG GAGCAAGGAGTTGATGTACCCCGGGCTCTGGTATCCGGTCCAAGTGCCTTTATCCCTGCAAAACAG ACGCTGAAAGAAGAGGTGGACCAGGACATTCTGATCGAGTCCTTTCTTTCCCTGGGTCGCGTGGACCACGTCACCATGGTGATGGCGCTGCACCCTGCCTACCTCAGCTGCTTCCTGAGGGCCCAGCATGCTTTGTTGGAGCTGGACGGCCCCTTGCCCTGTCACTGGAGACATTACATTGCTCTCATG GCCGCAGCGCGACACCACTGCTCGTACCTGGTGCAGCAGCACAGCGCAGGCTTcctggaggctggaggagaggagagctggCTGAGCGGCCTTCAGCACGCTCCCACTAAACTGCGCAGCCTGCAAACGCTCAACAAACTGCTGGCGCACCGACCCTGGCTCATTACACAGCAGCACATCCAG GAGCTGGTGTGTCCTGGGGCGGAGCCTCGCTGGTCACTGGCTGAACTTATCCACGCCGTGATCCTCATGGCACACGcccattctctctcctcttttgtgTGGGGCTGCGGCCTGAACCCGGAACCCGACCACATCGGAGGTTACACCTTCCAACCTCCCTCCCCTGGTCACCTTCCTCATAGCCCCCATAGCCCTGCTCCTGAGGACGGCAGGCAGGAG TTGGTTGAGGGAGcgatggaggtggaggtgctgatgaagaggatggtggagctgcagctgcaggaggaggagtgcaCACAGGAGGAGATGGTGACTCGCtttgagagggagaggagcgagAGCATTCCAACAG CGGTGGTGCGTGGAGCTCCACCCGACCTGGTGCTGCATCTGGTGGAGGATCCAGAATTCAGATACGAGGATTTTGCACCCAGAGGAGAACAGTCTCCACCCACCATGAGAGCCCAG GACTATTCGTGGGAGGACCACGGCTTCTCTCTGGTCAACAGACTACTGCCAGACATGGGCCAGCTGCTGGACGAGAAATTCCAG GTGGTGAGCAACTTGACATATCACAGGATGGCCATGCATGAAGGAGTGGACACGCACACTCTGAGAAAAGCTCTGTGGAACTACATCCACTGCCTCTACGGGATACG ATATGATGATTACGACTACGGCAGCGTGAACGTGTTGCTGGAGCGCTCTCTGAAGTTGTTTGTGAAAACCATGGCCTGCCACCCGGAGCAGACCACGGCTCGTATTTACCATTCCTTCTGGAGGCACTTCAGACACTCTGAGAAG gTTCATGCAAACCTAATAGTGATGGAGGCCCGGCTACAGGCTGCCCTTCTGTACACCTTACGAGCCATCACACATTACATGAGATGA
- the LOC117770415 gene encoding uncharacterized protein LOC117770415 isoform X1 has protein sequence MEEDCDVAEDVDCPSLLCAGLEELETKNDQGRRRRGDGEEEVFNQREDEEAGEKTERDEKEGEEEKDKKVSRRELMATEGEEEEQMKPESRLEEEEAQQVQMEDEIEDNKETVSDQQQNKESKHPEEKEEQKKSKRRRGRKQSERVRNRRGVKAVGERMAEKKRNQTQEVSVSSEESSALSEPQFGLNSSDVSDPIYLGCGGTGMYGPPLPIPLLFSSQTPIPIQPAPPQPHGTKRPHSPLPPHTLPQQGSQPVEMEITQVYSTRRSIRYSTRGRGRALSFPLLPGLETVDNCLLPPAPKKKTRTLYNTDQLEHLEALFQEDHYPDAEKRKVIAASVGVTPQRIMVWFQNRRAKWRKVERSITAKVEHRQSRVGCSSSSPPHHQMNPTLPTLAPNSKGTPCFPGHFATKLPQLAPVALSLPNLSNQTPASYSNLLTSPGHSRVRDGGLHQLSSQGGLTEYHPRPMHSPPPLRRASLPLFTTTYSPSNPTPPLLNTPDQTPPLFLDALEGGSSLAHRDTQSLQTDISSLFDFGEKLDYLTSSQQNNSLSYLLQNSFPSSQPQHQAQASLPRMAYLTPSPYLTPNPPDSNPTSYLTFGPGGNSTGVVTYSTGGHTYFQSQSAGQILLQSTGHHGGLTGYQSYPWGNMYNQPSMHQRTQCPPSYPASLGTARDRQPPSSTTLPPSFYPQGELGLSQRSSYFQPHTTSTTTSSSSSTVLPPVSTLRPSHLRAESTPTKVTSLLHSQVSPASPESPPVPPCVKIEYESPREIHSHFHCDFSPIHF, from the exons ATGGAAGAAGACTGTGATGTGGCAGAAGACGTTG ACTGTCCAAGTCTTCTCTGTGCgggactggaggagctggaaacaAAGAATGAtcaagggaggaggaggaggggagatggagaggaggaagtgtttaatcagagggaggatgaagaggcaggagagaaaacagagcgagatgagaaggagggggaggaggagaaggataAGAAAGTGTCTCGAAGGGAACTTATGGcaacagagggagaagaggaggagcagatgaAGCCAGAGAGTAggctggaagaggaggaggcacagCAGGTGCAGATGGAAGACGAGATCGAGGACAACAAGGAAACGGTTTCTGATCAGCAACAGAATAAAGAATCAAAACAtccagaggaaaaagaggagcagaaaaagagtaagaggaggagaggtaggAAGCAAAGTGAACGAGTAAGAAACAGGAGAGGAGTAAAAGCAGTTGGTGAGAGGATGGCggagaaaaagaggaatcaGACACAGGAGGTGTCGGTGAGCTCAGAGGAGAGCTCGGCTCTGTCGGAGCCTCAGTTTGGACTGAATAGCAGTGACGTGTCCGACCCCATCTACCTGGGTTGTGGGGGTACAGGGATGTATGGTCCCCCACTTCCTattcctctgctcttctcctcacaAACTCCAATCCCTATTCAACCTGCACCACCTCAGCCCCACGGGACAAAGAGGCCTCACAGCCCCCTTCCGCCTCACACTCTCCCCCAGCAGGGCTCACAGCCTGTTGAG ATGGAGATAACCCAGGTTTACTCCACCCGACGCTCCATCCGCTACAGCACCAGGGGCCGAGGCCGGGCCCTCAGTTTCCCTCTGCTCCCGGGGCTAGAGACTGTGGACAACTGCCTGCTGCCGCCTGCACCGAAGAAGAAAACACGGACACTCTACAATACTG ATCAGTTGGAGCATTTAGAGGCCCTATTCCAGGAGGACCATTATCCTGatgcagagaagaggaaggtgaTTGCAGCTTCAGTTGGTGTCACACCTCAGAGAATTATG GTCTGGTTTCAGAACCGCAGGGCCAAGTGGAGGAAAGTTGAGCGCTCCATCACAGCAAAGGTTGAACATAGACAGAGTAGAGTTggatgcagcagcagtagcCCCCCACATCACCAAATGAATCCCACCCTGCCCACACTGGCACCTAATAG TAAGGGGACTCCCTGTTTTCCTGGTCACTTTGCCACTAAACTGCCCCAGCTTGCCCCTGTGGCACTTTCTTTGCCCAACCTGTCCAACCAGACCCCGGCCTCCTACAGCAACCTGCTGACCAGCCCAG GTCATTCGAGAGTGAGAGATGGGGGCCTGCATCAGCTGTCATCTCAGGGAGGGCTAACAGAGTACCACCCTCGTCCCATGCACAGTCCTCCCCCCCTGCGGCGAGCCAGTCTTCCCCTTTTCACAACGACGTACAGCCCCTCCAACCCCACTCCACCCCTCCTCAACACCCCAGATCAAACCCCACCTCTGTTTCTGGATGCTCTGGAGGGCGGCTCCTCCTTGGCCCATCGTGACACTCAGTCTCTGCAGACTGACATCAG TTCTCTGTTTGACTTTGGGGAGAAGCTCGACTATCTGACGTCCAGCCAGCAGAACAACAGTCTCTCCTACTTGCTTCAGAACTCCTTCCCCAGCAGCCAGCCCCAGCACCAGGCTCAAGCATCTCTACCTCGCATGGCTTACCTTACCCCCTCCCCCTACCTCACCCCCAACCCTCCAGATTCCAACCCTACCTCCTACCTGACCTTTGGCCCCGGGGGAAACTCCACGGGGGTGGTGACCTATTCCACTGGAGGCCACACCTATTTCCAGTCCCAGAGTGCTGGACAAATCCTACTGCAGTCCACTGGTCATCATG GTGGGCTCACTGGATACCAGTCGTACCCGTGGGGTAACATGTACAACCAGCCGTCCATGCACCAGCGTACTCAGTGCCCTCCATCTTACCCTGCCAGCTTGGGGACTGCAAGAGATCGCCAGCCACCCTCCTCCACTACGCTGCCTCCCTCATTCTACCCTCAGGGGGAACTCGGGCTTTCCCAGCGCTCGTCATACTTCCAGCCacacaccacctccaccaccaccagcagcagcagctccaccgtCCTCCCTCCTGTGTCAACGCTGCGACCCTCACACCTCAGAGCGGAGAGCACACCAACAAAGGTTACATCCCTGTTACATTCTCAGGTCAGCCCTGCCTCTCCAGAAAGCCCTCCAGTGCCCCCTTGTGTCAAGATTGAGTACGAAAGCCCCAGAGAGATTCACAGCCACTTCCACTGCGACTTCTCGCCCATACATttttga